The DNA sequence CATCCCGCTCCTGTCCGCCGCGATGGACACCGTCACCGAGGCGCGCATGGCCATCGCCATGGCCCGCCAGGGCGGCATCGGCATCCTCCACCGCAACCTTTCGATCGAGGAACAGGCCGCGCAGGTCCGCCAGGTCAAACGCAGCGAATCCGGCATGGTCGAGGACCCGGTGACCGTCGGCCCCGACGCGACCATCGACGAACTCGACAGCCTCTGCGGACACTACCGCGTCTCCGGCCTGCCCGTCGTGACCGAGGACGGCACCCTCCTGGGCATCATCACGAACCGCGACCTGCGCTTCGTCCCCCAGGACGAGTGGTCCACCCTGCGCGTGCGCGATTGCATGACCCCGCGCGACCAGCTGGTCGTCGGCCAGGTCGGCATCTCCCGCGAGCACGCCAAGCACCTGCTGGCTGAGCACCGTGTCGAGAAGCTGCCCATCGTCGACGACAACGACCACCTGACCGGTCTCATCACGGTCAAGGACTTCGTCAAGACCGAGCAGTACCCCAACGCCACCAAGGACTCGCGCGGACGCCTCGTCGTGGGTGCGGCCGTCGGCTACTGGGGCGACACGTGGGAGCGCGCCACCGCACTGGCCGAGGCCGGCGTGGATGTTCTCGTCGTCGACACGGCCAACGGCGGTGCCCAGCTTGCTCTCGACATGATTCGCCGCATCAAGGCCGATCCGACCTTCGCCGGCATTGACATCATCGGCGGTAACGTCGCCACCACCGAGGGCGCCCAGGCGCTCATCGACGCGGGCGTCGACGCCGTCAAGGTCGGCGTGGGCCCCGGCTCGATCTGCACGACCCGCGTCGTTGCAGGCGTGGGTGTCCCCCAGATCACCGCGATCCACCTTGCCGCCAAGGCCTGCGGCCCCGCCGGAGTCCCGCTCATCGCGGACGGTGGCCTGCAGTACTCCGGCGACATCGGCAAGGCCCTCGTGGCCGGGGCTGACACCGTCATGCTTGGCTCCCTGCTGGCTGGCTGTGAGGAGTCCCCGGGCGAGGTCGTCTTCACCAACGGCAAGCAGTTCAAGCGCTACCGCGGCATGGGTTCGCTCGGTGCGATGAGCTCGCGCGGCCGCAAGTCCTACTCCAAGGACCGTTACTTCCAGGCCGACGTCACCTCCGACGACAAGATCGTCCCCGAGGGCATCGAGGGTCAGGTGCCTTACACCGGCTCCCTCGCCCAGGTCATCTACCAGCTCGTCGGCGGTCTGCACCAGACCATGTTCTACCTGGGTGCCTCCACGATCTCCCAGGTCAAGGCGAATGGCCGCTTCGTACGCATCACCAGCGCCGGCCTGCGCGAGTCGCACCCGCACGACGTGCAGATGACGACGGAAGCGCCGAACTATCACTCATCCTCGGCGAGGTAATCGCAGGCAGAGTGTTCGTAATGGGCGGGAGCAGTCGGTGGGCTGCTCCCGCCCGCGCTATCCTAGGAGAGCGAAATTTCACGACTGCGCAAAGGAGCTGCACACATGCTCATCCTCATTGATCACGCGAACGTCGATTCCATCGCAAAGACCTTGGAATACCTCCCCATCGACGGTGTGACTACGAACCCGACGATCCTTTACCGAGAGGGCAAGGAACCCCTCGACGTCCTGCATTCCATCAAGCGGCTTCTGCCTGACGGCGCTCAGCTGCACGTCCAGATTGTCTCCCAGCGCGCCGACGACATGGTCGCTGAGGCCCGCGCTCTGCGCGGCGAGATCGGCGGCAACCTGTTCATCAAGCTTCCCGTCACGCGCGAGGGCTTCGCGGCCATCCCGCGCATCGTGCGTGAAGGCATGCAGGTGACCGCGACGGGTATCCACTCCTCCATGCAGGGTTTCATGGCCGCCAAGGCGGGCGCTCGCTACGTCGCCCCCTACGTCAACCGCATGGACAACTACGGCATCGACGGCGTGCGCGTCGCCTCCGAAATCCATCGCACTCTGCGTTCCTATGAGATGAAGGCCGATGTCCTGGCTGCGTCCTTCAAGAACTCCGAGCAGGTTCTTGAGCTGGTCCGCCAGGGCGTGGGTGCCATTACCGCCGCCCCCGACGTCCTGGCTGCGCTCATCAAGAACCCTGCGACCGACGCCGCGATTGCGGACCAGAACCGCGACTTTGGTTTCCTTGTGGGCGAGCGCCGCACGTGGCTGGATCTCATCAAGGAAAAGTGAGCCTTGCGTAGAGGCCCGGAGGCGGAGTTCTGCCTCCGGGCTTTTTCGTGCTACCGGTCTTCTTGCTGGTTGCGTCGCCGGTGTTCTTGCTGGCTGCGGCACCGGTGTTCTTGCTGGCTGCGGCACCGGTGTTCCGGGCGCCGTCGGGCCCGCCCGCTCGTCGGTTCTACTGCCGGTGTTTCTGCTGGCTGTGCCACCGGTGTTCCGGGTGCCGTCGGACCCGCCCGCCCGCTCACCGTCCGCGCCGCGAGCTTCGCTCGGCGCGTCGGTTCGAAGCCCGGCCAGGCCCTGCGGCCCCGCCGGCGCCCCCCACTCTGGTGGCTCGTGGTGCGCGTTGATTGGTCAGGCCCACTTCACCTGCAGCCCTCGCACGCCTCAATTGCTGGGCACTCAACCAATTTCGCATGCAATTTCCCTGTCAACCTTTCATGTATTGAAAGATGAGCGTTGGAATTGCAACGTTTTCTGCCTTGGTTGAATCTTCGCCCAATCGAATTGCATGCGACATTTGGGGGAGGCCTAGCTGTCTGCCGGTGCCCTCCACGCTGGTGAGGTGTGGTGCGTGGTGCCCGGCCATGTCCTTCTACTGCCGCGGGTGCAGCATCTGTTTCCCCGGGCCCTGTCATGACCTCTGCCTGGGCCTATCGGGATAGGTTGTGCACATCTGGATAGGTTATGCGCATCCGGATAGGTTATTAAGCTATCCGCATGTTCGTTACCTATCCGGATGTGATGGCATCCGTGGGACCTCGGCTCCCTTTTCCCGGACGAGTCCGCATTTGGGCTTGTTGCTAAGTGGTGTTACACCACTTAGGTGGGTATTACACCACTTCGGAGGTGGTGTAATGCTCCCTAACTGGTGTATGACCTGCAGGATCCAGCCGCAATGTCACCCAGCGGTACTCGTCGCTGATTGGGTGGCTGCGTTGTCGGCTCGAAGCCCTGCCAGACCCTGCGGCCCCGCCGGCGCCCTCCACGCTGGTGGCATCCGAGAGGCAACGAAACGGGGGCCAGCATCTGCCGACCCCCGCCTGTCGCGTCCCTACTCCTGATCGTCGCCGCGGCCCCGCGGCGTGATCTGTGGCCATTCGCGGTCGATGTTCGCGTCCTTGCCCTGCTTGCGCAGGTACTTCTCGAAGTCCTCGGCCCAATCCTGGTGAGCCTGGCGCTGATAGTCCGTGAGCTCCAAGGCGCTCATGGACGCCAGCTGCGGGTACTTGTCCACCATGCCGGCGAGCACGTCGAGCGTCATAGCCACGTCAACCTCGGCCGTGTGGGCGTCGGGGGAGGCCGCCGCCCCGTAGACGGGGGCCATCTCCGTCAGTGTCTTCTTTCCCTTGCGGAACCGGTCGAGCTTGCGGTCCAGGACGAGTGGGTCGACGACCAGCATGGGAGCACCCTCCAGGCGCTCCTCGAAGGAGCCCAGGCGGTGGCGGCGCAGCTCCTGGTTGACGAGCGTGATGTCGTAGGTCGCGTTGAAGGCGACGACCGGGTAGCCGCGCAGCCAGTGCTCGACGATGGAACCGGCCAGCTCGTGGAGGACCTCCTCGATGGGGCGACCGTCGCGGCGAGCCTGCTCGGTCGTGATGCCGTGGACGGCCGTGGCCTGCTCGGGGATCTCGATGCCCGGATCGGTCAGCCAGGTAGCCACCTGGTCGGGGGCGCTGACGCCCGAGCGGTAGGATGCGCCGTCGATGCGCAGCACCAGTGCGGCCGTGACGAGGCGGTCCTTGAGCGCGCGCACGCCCGTCGTCTCGGTGTCAAAACCCATCCACGGGTCGTCGATCCAGCTCATGATTGCTCCTAGCCTTGCCGGTGACTCCAGTGTGGCAGAGGGTGGGCACATCTGCGTCCCGGAGGCAGTAGAATCGGGTCATGAGCGACGAAGTGGAAATCGGCCGTGGCAAGCGCGCGCGGCGCGCCTACACGCTGGACGATATCGCCCTCGTGCCCTCGCGGCGCACTCGCGATCCCGAGGACGTCAACGTCGGCTGGCAGATTGACGCCTACCACGTCGACATTCCCCTGATGGCGGCCCCGATGGACTCGGTGATGAGCCCGGAGACTGCGATCGCCTTCGGCCGCCTCGGTGGCATCGGCGTACTCGACCTGGATGGGCTGTGGACCCGCTACGAGGATCCCACCCCGATCCTCGACGGTATCGCTCACCTGGGCGAGGAGGAGTCGATCGCGACCCTCCAGCGCGTCTACTCCGAGCCGATCAAGCCCTCGCTGATCACCGCGCGCCTCAAGCAGCTGAGCGAGGCCGGCGTGGTCGTCGCAGGCAAGCTTTCTCCCCAGCGCGTACAGCAATACTGGCGGGCGGTCGTGGACGCGGGCGTTGACCTGTTCATCATCCGCGGTTCGACGGTGTCCGCCGAGCACGTGTCGTCGCGCCGCGAGCCCCTCAACCTCAAGCGCTTCATCTACGAGCTGGACGTTCCCGTCATCGTGGGTGGCGTCTGTACGGACACGGCGGCCCTGCACCTGATGCGCACGGGCGCGGCTGGTGTCCTCGTCGGTTTCGGTGGGGGAGCGGCCCATTCGACGCGCCAGTCCCTGGGCGTGCACGCGCCGATGGCGACAGCGATCGCCGATGTTGCCGCTGCTCGTCGCGACTACATGGACGAGTCCGGTGGTCGGTACGTGCACGTCATCGCTGACGGCGGGATCGGTCGCAGCGGTGACCTGTCGCGCGCGATCGCGTGCGGCGCGGACGCCGTCATGCTGGGTGCGGCCATCGCCCGCGCGGAGGAGGCTCCGGGGCGAGGGTGGCACTGGGGCTCGGAGGCGACCCACCCGGACATGCCTCGCGGCCAGCGTGTCCACGTCGGTACGACGGGCACGCTCGAGCAGATCCTCTACGGCCCTTCGACGCGCGCGGACGGCTCCCTGAACTTCGTGGGAGCGCTCAAGCGAACCATGGCCTCGACGGGGTACTCGGAGGTCAAGGACCTGCAGCGCGCTCAGGTGGTCGTCTCCCCGTACTCGGCGTCCTGACTCACGCTCGCCGAGTGTAACGAGGTCGGGGCGGCCGTGCGCTCGTATGTGTGCTCCCGACGAAGGCTTGTATTTCAGGGAATGTTCTCAATCGCTTCCGCACGTATGTGCACGACGTTACACTTGTCATAACTCGTGTTGCCGTTGGTAAAGACGCCTACGGTACGGGGCTCGTCGGCCCCTCACGGTGAGGCGAGGTTGAGAGGATATCCCGATGAGGTACGGGACACGAACACTAGCTGTGTTCGGCGCGCTTGCGCTGTCCGCGGCGGGGCTTGTACCCGCGTCGTGGGCGGTCGATGCGCACCGGTCGGATTCTGCGCAGTCCGGTCAGGTAACGCAGTCGGGAGGGCCGGGAGTGTCGCAGGCTGATGCGGCGCAACCCCAGTCGGCCGCTGCGCAGCCCGTTCAACCGACGCAGCCGGCGGAGACTTCCCTCCCCGAGGGATCCGCGCAGTCCGCAGAGCCCAGCGCAGGCCTCGTCGATACTGAGATCCCCGACATTCAGGCCGTAGGCGGCGGGGACGATTCCGCGATGGTGGGGGCCACCGTGACGACGGTCGGCGTCGTGACCGCCGCATACCCCGCCAACGAGTCGGGGCTGGGCGCGACGATTGACGGATACACGATCCAGACCCCCGGCTCGGGCGGAACGTGGGAGCCGGGACGCTCCCGCTCCGACGGGCTCTTCGTGTACGCCGGAAAGAAAGGCCAGATCCCTGCCCCGGGCACGTGTGTGCGCGTGACCGGAGTGGTCGGCGAATTCCCCGCGACGACCGCGAAGGAGAACCCGTCGAGCCTCACGCAGCTGGCCGCGACCGTCGTGAATACGGTGGAAGGCTGTGCGGCACCGACCCCCACCCCGCTCACCCAGGTGCCCTCGCCGAGCGAGGCCGAGGCTTACGAATCCATGCTGCTCGCGCCCCAGGGCACGTGGACCATTACCGACAACTACTGGGCACATCAGTATGGAAGCCTGACCCTGACCCCCGGGCATACCCCGCTACGCTCTGCCACCGACGTGGTGGCACCCGGCCAGGCCGCGCGCGACTACGAGGCGGCCAACGCCGCTCGAGCAATCACACTGGACGACGGCACCAACACCAACCTGCTCAAGGGAAATGCGACCGAGGTCGCATACGCCTACCTGGCGAACGGGGCACCGGCCCGCGTCGGCTACCACGTCGCCTTCGACGCTCCCGTCGTTCTCGAAACCCGACACGGGACCACCGTCTTCCAGCCGACCGCGATGGTCGCCGCACACCCCGATCACAGCCCCGTGACGATCACGGGGAACAGGCCGGGTGTCCCCACGGTCGGTGGGGACACCCGCGTGGCTACGTTCAACGTTCTCAACTACTTCTCAGACCTGGGCGTTGATGAGGCCGGATGCGCGGGATACCCCGACCGAACGGGCGCCTTCGTGACGGCTAAGAAGTGCAAGGTGCGCGGCGCATTCTCGCGCGAGGCCTTCGCCAACCAGGAGGCCAAGATCGTCAGCGCGATCAACGCTCTGGGTGCCGATGTGGTCGCCCTCGAGGAGATCGAAAACCCCGTCGCGGTGGGCGTGGGAACGGACCGAGACGCCACCCTCGCGCGCCTCGTCGAGGCCCTCAACAAGGCAGCGGGCGACGGAACGTGGGCGTACGTGCCCTCGCCGCCTTCCGTCCCCCAGGGCGAAGATGTCATCCGTATCGCGTTCATCTACAAGCCCGCGACCATCGCCCCCGTCGGCCCCTCGCTCATCCACGACGACCCGGCATTCACGGGACTGGCGCGACAGCCCCTGGCCCAGGAGTTCGCGCGCGTCAGCGGGCAGAGAGCCGCCCCCGCCACCTTCATCGTCGTCGGCAACCACTTCAAGTCCAAGGGGTCCGTGCCCGAGGGCGCGCCTCCCGGCAACGTCGACAACGGGGATGGGCAGGGCAATGCGAACGCGATCCGCGTCGCCCAGGCCACGTCGCTCGCCTCCTTCGCCGCCCGCTTCGCGGACAAACCGACCCTCCTCGTCGGCGACTTCAACTCCTACTCGCAGGAGGACCCAATCAAGGCCCTCGAGGCCTCGGGCTGGGCGCGCGTGTCTGGAGCGGGCGAGAGCTCCTACGTCTACGCCGGGCGCTCCGGCTCCCTCGACCACGTCTTCTCGAATGCGGCAGCGAAGCCCCTCCTCGTCGGAGTCACCAGCTGGGCCATAAACGCCCAAGAATCCATCGCCTTCGAATACTCGAGGGCAGGGATGAACGCCCACCTGACCATCGAGGCTGACAACCCCTACCGCTCCTCGGACCACAACCCCGAGATCATCGGCCTTACGCTCCTTCGCGGCGATGACACCGCGCCTTCGCCCACCGGGCCTGAGACCCCTGCCCCCTCCGAAACCCCCTCACCCGCACCCCGGCCCGGCACCGCCCAGATGGACCCGGTCTTCTCCCACGGGGCACCCGCGCGTGCGAGGCGTCCCCAGCGCGGCCTTGCGCGCACCGGCTCGGACACCGACCGGGCGATCGGCCTCGGAATCATCCTCGCCG is a window from the Schaalia odontolytica genome containing:
- the guaB gene encoding IMP dehydrogenase, with the protein product MGELATHDPFGLTGLTYDDVLLLPELTDVVPSSVDTSSRLTKNISLRIPLLSAAMDTVTEARMAIAMARQGGIGILHRNLSIEEQAAQVRQVKRSESGMVEDPVTVGPDATIDELDSLCGHYRVSGLPVVTEDGTLLGIITNRDLRFVPQDEWSTLRVRDCMTPRDQLVVGQVGISREHAKHLLAEHRVEKLPIVDDNDHLTGLITVKDFVKTEQYPNATKDSRGRLVVGAAVGYWGDTWERATALAEAGVDVLVVDTANGGAQLALDMIRRIKADPTFAGIDIIGGNVATTEGAQALIDAGVDAVKVGVGPGSICTTRVVAGVGVPQITAIHLAAKACGPAGVPLIADGGLQYSGDIGKALVAGADTVMLGSLLAGCEESPGEVVFTNGKQFKRYRGMGSLGAMSSRGRKSYSKDRYFQADVTSDDKIVPEGIEGQVPYTGSLAQVIYQLVGGLHQTMFYLGASTISQVKANGRFVRITSAGLRESHPHDVQMTTEAPNYHSSSAR
- a CDS encoding transaldolase family protein, whose protein sequence is MLILIDHANVDSIAKTLEYLPIDGVTTNPTILYREGKEPLDVLHSIKRLLPDGAQLHVQIVSQRADDMVAEARALRGEIGGNLFIKLPVTREGFAAIPRIVREGMQVTATGIHSSMQGFMAAKAGARYVAPYVNRMDNYGIDGVRVASEIHRTLRSYEMKADVLAASFKNSEQVLELVRQGVGAITAAPDVLAALIKNPATDAAIADQNRDFGFLVGERRTWLDLIKEK
- a CDS encoding exonuclease domain-containing protein is translated as MSWIDDPWMGFDTETTGVRALKDRLVTAALVLRIDGASYRSGVSAPDQVATWLTDPGIEIPEQATAVHGITTEQARRDGRPIEEVLHELAGSIVEHWLRGYPVVAFNATYDITLVNQELRRHRLGSFEERLEGAPMLVVDPLVLDRKLDRFRKGKKTLTEMAPVYGAAASPDAHTAEVDVAMTLDVLAGMVDKYPQLASMSALELTDYQRQAHQDWAEDFEKYLRKQGKDANIDREWPQITPRGRGDDQE
- a CDS encoding GuaB3 family IMP dehydrogenase-related protein — translated: MSDEVEIGRGKRARRAYTLDDIALVPSRRTRDPEDVNVGWQIDAYHVDIPLMAAPMDSVMSPETAIAFGRLGGIGVLDLDGLWTRYEDPTPILDGIAHLGEEESIATLQRVYSEPIKPSLITARLKQLSEAGVVVAGKLSPQRVQQYWRAVVDAGVDLFIIRGSTVSAEHVSSRREPLNLKRFIYELDVPVIVGGVCTDTAALHLMRTGAAGVLVGFGGGAAHSTRQSLGVHAPMATAIADVAAARRDYMDESGGRYVHVIADGGIGRSGDLSRAIACGADAVMLGAAIARAEEAPGRGWHWGSEATHPDMPRGQRVHVGTTGTLEQILYGPSTRADGSLNFVGALKRTMASTGYSEVKDLQRAQVVVSPYSAS
- a CDS encoding ExeM/NucH family extracellular endonuclease; translated protein: MRYGTRTLAVFGALALSAAGLVPASWAVDAHRSDSAQSGQVTQSGGPGVSQADAAQPQSAAAQPVQPTQPAETSLPEGSAQSAEPSAGLVDTEIPDIQAVGGGDDSAMVGATVTTVGVVTAAYPANESGLGATIDGYTIQTPGSGGTWEPGRSRSDGLFVYAGKKGQIPAPGTCVRVTGVVGEFPATTAKENPSSLTQLAATVVNTVEGCAAPTPTPLTQVPSPSEAEAYESMLLAPQGTWTITDNYWAHQYGSLTLTPGHTPLRSATDVVAPGQAARDYEAANAARAITLDDGTNTNLLKGNATEVAYAYLANGAPARVGYHVAFDAPVVLETRHGTTVFQPTAMVAAHPDHSPVTITGNRPGVPTVGGDTRVATFNVLNYFSDLGVDEAGCAGYPDRTGAFVTAKKCKVRGAFSREAFANQEAKIVSAINALGADVVALEEIENPVAVGVGTDRDATLARLVEALNKAAGDGTWAYVPSPPSVPQGEDVIRIAFIYKPATIAPVGPSLIHDDPAFTGLARQPLAQEFARVSGQRAAPATFIVVGNHFKSKGSVPEGAPPGNVDNGDGQGNANAIRVAQATSLASFAARFADKPTLLVGDFNSYSQEDPIKALEASGWARVSGAGESSYVYAGRSGSLDHVFSNAAAKPLLVGVTSWAINAQESIAFEYSRAGMNAHLTIEADNPYRSSDHNPEIIGLTLLRGDDTAPSPTGPETPAPSETPSPAPRPGTAQMDPVFSHGAPARARRPQRGLARTGSDTDRAIGLGIILAAAGGGLIVLSRRTRRRG